One Dreissena polymorpha isolate Duluth1 chromosome 9, UMN_Dpol_1.0, whole genome shotgun sequence genomic window carries:
- the LOC127844782 gene encoding uncharacterized protein LOC127844782, with product MATVCSSGSSMTVQFISDGSVTYQGFLASFFSVNNTIENCSKGFFSCDNGRCQGILRLCDGVMDCNDGSDERGCDCTGDLVSCSKFYSQCIPASQVCNGFASCNDGSDEDGCDCQAMRCDDGQGCYNSSQQCDGKVDCMDNSDEMNCPLICEPHEWGCAKIKQCIPASLRCDGNKDCYDGTDEYVGCQPPTPAPIIPFIVALNNLTINITEAPVNEAPTWGRLMVKREGMSEVYGTVCDDSFDTRDASVVCRMLGYGDDTPAFFYSGSMFNTAWGPIWLTNLHCTGSENNLADCVHAKWGKHQCSHQQDVYVACGWNFFRTENATTTTMRTTSSYTTHPPVVGNRIRLVDGNTCFEGRIEILYNGIWGTVCDDGFDAIDAGVACRSLGFSGAASSWLYSSSSNTYPSQIWLDDLHCTGFETNLWDCNHPGWGKHNCGHSEDQFIRCVGSCQSSPSVWSVNCTFNNDMCGYNVTAVKGNVTWARLFSGNGGVYDPTTSSGYSMYFMSPYGMEADRSRLSTPLFQPLRAQYMKVEFNYLVRKSSYGNLVVFIRGESVGIYSENKLWNSRYLRVEEDGMWLHQCVSISAGHLFENNSLVFEAKLGPNMNYASHLVAIDTVNVQAGRCHESLLDGPCDFNKTYACGMEVVCSNCDRNDLQFNWIWTNGAPYLNRIKGEGYYMLADSSFGFQGDEAVMIFHLPSIGDLRALTFDFYFEANFDGQLKVMLHLNGAYHSTLKTYTDLPSRANTWVTECMELSSIVASSFDIEIRFVAVRGTQITSDVGIDNVKLAEHCPHLISCNRVENNCGWNMTQLSNLVSWQFVGENLI from the exons ATGGCCACTGTTTGTTCTTCTGGATCCTCTATGACAGTCCAGTTCATTTCGGATGGCAGTGTCACTTATCAAGGATTCCTTGCATCATTCTTTTCCGTTAACAATACAATTGAAA ACTGTTCCAAGGGTTTTTTCTCCTGTGACAACGGCCGCTGCCAGGGCATTCTTCGGCTTTGCGACGGTGTGATGGACTGTAATGATGGCTCCGATGAACGCGGTTGTG ACTGCACGGGTGATCTTGTAAGCTGCAGTAAGTTCTACAGTCAGTGTATTCCAGCAAGTCAAGTTTGTAATGGATTTGCAAGCTGCAATGATGGAAGCGACGAAGATGGATGTG ACTGTCAAGCAATGAGATGTGATGACGGACAAGGATGTTATAATTCCAGCCAGCAATGTGATGGCAAAGTTGACTGCATGGACAACTCCGACGAAATGAATTGTCCATTAA TTTGTGAACCGCATGAATGGGGTTGTGCCAAGATTAAACAGTGCATTCCAGCCAGTCTCCGTTGCGATGGCAACAAAGACTGCTATGACGGAACTGACGAATATGTCGGTTGTCAACCGCCAACACCCGCACCGATCATAC CCTTCATAGTAGCCCTTAACAATCTGACAATAAACATCACTGAAGCCCCAGTAAATGAAGCACCGACCTGGGGTCGTTTGATGGTAAAACGTGAGGGTATGAGCGAGGTTTATGGAACGGTCTGTGACGACAGTTTTGACACGAGAGACGCCTCGGTCGTTTGCAGAATGTTGGGATATGG CGACGACACACCCGCCTTCTTCTACAGTGGAAGTATGTTCAATACCGCATGGGGTCCCATATGGCTGACAAATCTCCATTGCACAGGCTCGGAAAACAACCTGGCCGATTGTGTACATGCTAAATGGGGAAAACACCAGTGTAGTCACCAGCAAGATGTGTATGTTGCATGCG GATGGAATTTCTTTAGAACTGAAAATGCAACAACAACGACAATGAGAACAACATCGTCATACACAACCCACCCACCAG tTGTAGGCAATCGGATACGTCTTGTTGATGGCAACACGTGCTTTGAAGGCAGAATTGAGATTCTTTACAACGGTATTTGGGGCACAGTTTGTGATGATGGCTTTGATGCGATTGATGCTGGTGTTGCTTGTAGATCTCTGGGATTTAG CGGAGCTGCTTCGTCATGGCTCTACTCCAGTTCCTCAAACACTTACCCAAGTCAAATCTGGTTAGACGACTTGCACTGTACAGGCTTCGAAACAAATCTTTGGGATTGTAACCATCCTGGGTGGGGAAAACACAATTGCGGTCATTCCGAGGACCAGTTTATAAGATGTG TTGGAAGTTGTCAGTCTTCACCAAGCGTTTGGAGCGTCAATTGTACGTTCAACAATGACATGTGTGGCTACAACGTGACCGCTGTTAAGGGCAACGTTACATGGGCGAGGTTGTTCTCGGGAAATGGAGGTGTCTATGATCCAACTACTAGCTCTG GCTATTCCATGTACTTCATGAGTCCTTATGGCATGGAAGCAGACCGGTCAAGACTGAGCACACCGCTGTTTCAACCATTACGTGCGCAATATATGAAGGTTGAATTCAACTACCTTGTTCGGAAATCCTCATACGGTAATCTGGTTGTCTTCATCCGAGGTGAATCCGTTGGAATTTACAGTGAAAACAAACTCTGGAACAGCCGATATCTGAGAGTTGAAGAAGACGGGATGTGGTTACATCAGTGTGTGAGCATATCCGCCGGGCACCTTTTTGAAAACA ATAGTCTGGTGTTTGAGGCTAAACTAGGACCGAATATGAATTATGCATCACACCTTGTTGCCATAGATACCGTCAATGTGCAAGCCGGCCGATGCCATG AATCCTTATTGGATGGTCCCTGCGATTTCAACAAAACATATGCATGCGGCATGGAGGTGGTTTGCTCCAACTGCGACCGTAACGACTTGCAGTTTAACTGGATCTGGACCAACGGAGCCCCATATCTGAACAGAATCAAAGGAGAAG gaTACTACATGCTGGCTGATTCGTCTTTCGGATTCCAAGGTGATGAGGCTGTTATGATCTTCCATCTTCCGAGCATAGGAGACTTACGAGCTCTGACGTTTGACTTTTATTTTGAAGCAAATTTTGATGGACAGCTAAAG GTGATGTTGCATCTTAATGGGGCATATCATTCCACACTGAAAACGTACACCGACCTTCCTAGCAGGGCTAACACATGGGTAACTGAATGTATGGAATTGAGCTCAATCGTCGCATCTAGCTTTGATATTGAGATACGTTTTGTAGCGGTCCGCGGCACGCAAATCACGTCTGATGTTGGGATCGACAATGTGAAGCTTGCAGAGCATTGTCCGC ATCTCATTTCCTGTAACCGTGTTGAGAACAACTGTGGTTGGAATATGACTCAACTGAGCAATTTAGTATCATGGCAATTTGTCGGTGAGAACCTCATTTGA